Within Flagellimonas maritima, the genomic segment TGTTTGATCTTTGCCATTTTCTTTAGTTTTAATTGTCATAAAAAGTAATGGCATTTGTCAGATTAACCATGATCAATAATAATATCACTCCGTTTTAGATAAGCAAAATTCCTTTTCAGATAACCAAAACCCTTTTTAGATGGTGTTCTTTACTCCCGTATAGGAAATCAGATATAATATTTTTGTAAATTCATTCCCATTACCAGTTTTCACAACATGAAAAAGTCCCATGAGAACAAGTATGCGATTTATCTGTTGACCGATGACCTTTTACATATCATCTACAAGAAAGGGCATTATATTGACCTTAAGGCGGCACAGGTAATTGTCAGAGATCGAATGATGGTCCAGGAAGGCAAAGAAATGCCCGTACTCTGTGATATTCGTGAAGTACGCATGGTCAATAAACCTGCAAGGGATTATTTTGCCTTGGATGGATCTTTATTAATCAAGGCCTTGGCCTTTTTGATCGACCCTCCGGTCACGGATGTCATAAGTGCATTTTATCTGGGCACCCACCCCCACGCTGTTCCGACCCAATCATTTTCCACAACATCGGGGGCCTTAGGTTTCTTAAAGGCCTCCATGGTGATGATTGCCATTTTATGCATTATCCCCATTGGCATACATAGTTGAACCAATTGGATTGACATGCCCAACAAAGATGATTTCCGAGTAAAACGTATACAGCGAATGCTGTTGGAAATGGCACAGGGCAATTTTTTCTATAGTTTGGAACCTTCCGGCAAGAACGATAATGTGGCTTCTTTGGTTGTTATGCTCAACATGGTCAATGAGGAAATCAGGGCGTCCTTTATCCACCAAGGGTTTGCAAATGCACACACCACACCACAATATGTCATTCAGATGTCCCTACTTATGGATTCACAAGGTAATATCGAAATGATCAACAATAAGGTATGTTCCCTCCTGTCCCGTCTACCAAAGGACATTATTGGACATCCCCTTACGGAGCTCTTGACCGAAAGCTCACAAAGAAAGTGGATCAAAAAATTGCCCAGCCTTTTAAAAAAGGAACATTCTGAAACGGTCCTGAACTTGGAGTTTAATACCCCTGAGGGACTATTAATAAAGAAAGATTGCACCATATCCATTTTTCAGGCCCTTGATGGCACTGGCCGGAAAATTCTTCTGGACACCGTGTTTTTTTCAAAAGGAGAACCTTTCGGCAAAGGGCTTTGGAAAAATCCGCTTAAGGTGAGCAAGGGGGTCGGCAATCCGAAAGTCCGATTGAGCCAAGAGGATATTCAAATGATCCGTAAGGTCCATGACATGATTATCCACAATGTGAAAAATGACCTTCCCAAACTAAAGGACCTCGCCCTTCAAATAGGCACCAACGAGTTCAAACTGAAGTATGGTTTCAAACAACTCTACGGCACGACCATTTTTAAATTCTTGATACAGGAACGTTTGCGAAAGGCGAAGACGCTGATCCAATA encodes:
- a CDS encoding helix-turn-helix domain-containing protein, with protein sequence MPNKDDFRVKRIQRMLLEMAQGNFFYSLEPSGKNDNVASLVVMLNMVNEEIRASFIHQGFANAHTTPQYVIQMSLLMDSQGNIEMINNKVCSLLSRLPKDIIGHPLTELLTESSQRKWIKKLPSLLKKEHSETVLNLEFNTPEGLLIKKDCTISIFQALDGTGRKILLDTVFFSKGEPFGKGLWKNPLKVSKGVGNPKVRLSQEDIQMIRKVHDMIIHNVKNDLPKLKDLALQIGTNEFKLKYGFKQLYGTTIFKFLIQERLRKAKTLIQYTSLSIKTIAHMAGFKSVPHFSRAFKEKYGRSPSDLRG